A single genomic interval of Microbacterium sp. zg-Y1090 harbors:
- a CDS encoding acyltransferase family protein → MNDALSPGAAAQPAARQKRRVPFWDNARFACITLVVLGHAVQRLTYDSDIALAVYLLVYAFHMPAFAIISGYFSKAGPPNQRQMARVITDILAPYLVFEGLWTLTKWIIEGSANPDPTQPSWTLWFLLALGIFRLVLPYLALLKQPLLWALAVSVGAGYLPSIDSTLSLSRTLGLLFFFTLGWWLRDRDIVARLDLLRSRAWWVVVAAAGVIAAAGWAAWFFVADWQEMGLRAWLFYDSGYADLGAAHWWAGGVRLLLMGIALVLTVAFLTLVPRRDRWWTRFGQYTMYVYLLHSFVLYPFRESGVLRGLDPTWFWLPLVAVASVAIALGLATRPVRTVFRPLVEPRPRWLFADPTLAQREGHANGPTGSRRAPDRPRSSPGDRASR, encoded by the coding sequence ATGAACGACGCACTCTCCCCCGGCGCCGCTGCGCAGCCGGCCGCCCGGCAGAAGCGGCGCGTGCCTTTCTGGGACAACGCACGCTTCGCGTGCATCACACTCGTCGTGCTCGGGCACGCCGTGCAGCGGCTGACGTACGACTCCGATATCGCCCTGGCGGTGTACCTGCTCGTCTACGCCTTCCACATGCCGGCTTTCGCGATCATCTCCGGCTACTTCTCCAAGGCCGGCCCTCCGAACCAGCGCCAGATGGCCCGCGTCATCACCGACATCCTCGCGCCGTACCTGGTCTTCGAGGGACTGTGGACCCTCACCAAGTGGATCATCGAGGGCTCGGCGAACCCCGACCCGACACAGCCCTCATGGACGCTGTGGTTCCTGCTCGCCCTCGGCATCTTCCGCCTCGTGCTGCCGTACCTGGCGCTGCTGAAGCAGCCGCTGCTGTGGGCCCTCGCGGTCTCGGTGGGCGCGGGCTACCTGCCGAGCATCGACTCGACGCTGTCGCTGTCGCGCACCCTCGGCCTGCTGTTCTTCTTCACGCTGGGCTGGTGGCTGCGTGACCGCGACATCGTCGCCAGGCTCGACCTGCTGCGGTCGCGGGCGTGGTGGGTCGTCGTGGCAGCGGCGGGGGTGATCGCGGCGGCAGGCTGGGCCGCCTGGTTCTTCGTGGCGGACTGGCAGGAGATGGGGCTGAGGGCGTGGCTGTTCTACGACAGCGGGTACGCCGACCTGGGCGCGGCGCACTGGTGGGCCGGCGGCGTGCGACTGCTGCTGATGGGGATCGCGCTGGTGCTCACGGTGGCCTTCCTCACCCTCGTGCCCCGGCGGGACCGCTGGTGGACCCGCTTCGGGCAGTACACGATGTACGTCTATCTGCTGCACTCGTTCGTGCTGTACCCGTTCCGCGAGTCCGGCGTGCTGCGCGGACTCGATCCCACCTGGTTCTGGCTCCCCCTGGTCGCCGTGGCATCGGTCGCCATCGCGCTGGGGCTGGCCACCCGGCCGGTGCGCACGGTGTTCCGCCCGCTCGTCGAACCCCGCCCGCGCTGGCTGTTCGCCGACCCGACCCTCGCGCAGCGCGAGGGGCACGCCAACGGTCCGACGGGCTCGCGGCGGGCACCGGACCGGCCACGCTCCTCCCCCGGCGACCGCGCGTCGCGCTGA
- the rpsO gene encoding 30S ribosomal protein S15 codes for MALEADVKKAIIEEYATHPGDTGSPEVQVAMLTQRIKDLTEHLKEHKHDHHSRRGLFLLVGQRRRLLGYLQDIDIARYRSLIERLGLRR; via the coding sequence ATGGCACTGGAAGCAGACGTCAAGAAGGCGATCATCGAAGAGTACGCGACGCACCCCGGTGACACCGGATCCCCCGAGGTGCAGGTCGCGATGCTGACGCAGCGCATCAAGGACCTCACCGAGCACCTCAAGGAGCACAAGCACGACCACCACTCGCGTCGTGGGCTGTTCCTGCTCGTCGGTCAGCGCCGCCGTCTGCTCGGCTACCTCCAGGACATCGACATCGCGCGTTACCGCTCGCTGATCGAGCGTCTCGGACTGCGCCGCTAA
- a CDS encoding DMT family transporter, which yields MATASAPLAVAGVAAPRQGVLIVQFVLTGVIWGSSFLFMKVALEGVSPAQVVWSRLVLGALTLGLFVAARRDRLPRRLRVWGHMTVLALSFCVVPFLLFSWAQQHVTSGLASIYNATTPIMTAVMAWAVFRVERLKPVQIAGILVGVAGVMVIIAPWQGLDLSQSLLAQLAILGATACYGFSLAYMRRFVADSGMSALVFSFVNIGIAAVIMLALTPLVAATPVRVDLWIVLSLLALGCAGTGVAYIWNQNVLRAWGPTRTSTVTYITPVVGVALGIVLLGERLHWNEPAGAVLVFLGILLAQDRLRPRRRRRADAA from the coding sequence GTGGCCACCGCATCCGCTCCCCTCGCCGTTGCCGGCGTAGCGGCACCCCGCCAGGGCGTGCTCATCGTGCAGTTCGTGCTGACGGGCGTCATCTGGGGATCGAGCTTCCTGTTCATGAAGGTCGCCCTCGAAGGCGTCTCCCCTGCACAGGTGGTGTGGAGCCGGCTGGTGCTCGGCGCGCTCACCCTCGGACTGTTCGTCGCCGCCCGCCGCGACCGGCTGCCGCGCCGACTGCGGGTCTGGGGGCACATGACGGTGCTGGCGCTGTCGTTCTGCGTCGTGCCGTTCCTGCTGTTCTCGTGGGCGCAGCAGCACGTGACCTCGGGCCTTGCGAGCATCTACAACGCCACCACGCCGATCATGACCGCGGTCATGGCGTGGGCGGTGTTCCGCGTCGAACGCCTGAAGCCCGTGCAGATCGCCGGCATCCTCGTGGGCGTGGCCGGGGTGATGGTGATCATCGCGCCGTGGCAGGGACTCGATCTGTCGCAGAGCCTCCTCGCGCAGCTCGCCATCCTCGGCGCCACCGCCTGCTACGGCTTCAGCCTGGCGTACATGCGCCGCTTCGTCGCCGACTCCGGGATGAGCGCTCTGGTGTTCTCCTTCGTCAACATCGGCATCGCGGCCGTCATCATGCTCGCCCTCACGCCCCTCGTGGCGGCGACCCCCGTGCGCGTGGACCTCTGGATCGTCCTGAGCCTGCTGGCGCTCGGGTGCGCAGGAACGGGCGTCGCCTACATCTGGAACCAGAACGTGCTGCGCGCCTGGGGGCCCACCCGCACATCGACCGTCACCTACATCACGCCCGTCGTGGGAGTGGCACTGGGCATCGTGCTGCTCGGCGAGCGACTGCACTGGAACGAGCCGGCCGGCGCGGTGCTGGTCTTCCTCGGCATCCTGCTGGCGCAGGATCGCCTGCGGCCGCGCAGACGGCGACGGGCGGATGCCGCCTGA
- a CDS encoding YceI family protein, whose product MTDATSATTIEIPGYKAGTWVLDPSHSEVTFSVRHMMISKVRGTFDVKSATIIAPENPLEVSVVASADVASVNTNDEGRDAHLRSADFFDAENHPTLDFVSTGVRVENGDFLVDGDLTIRGITRPVTFDLDFGGFGVDPWGNYKAGATAKTVINREDFGLVWNAALETGGVLVGKDVTITLDLQGSLQA is encoded by the coding sequence ATGACCGACGCGACGAGCGCCACCACGATCGAGATCCCCGGCTACAAGGCCGGCACCTGGGTGCTGGACCCCTCGCACAGCGAGGTGACGTTCAGCGTGCGTCACATGATGATCTCGAAGGTCCGCGGCACGTTCGACGTCAAGAGCGCCACCATCATCGCTCCCGAGAACCCCCTCGAGGTGAGCGTCGTGGCCTCGGCCGACGTCGCCTCGGTTAACACCAACGACGAGGGTCGCGACGCGCACCTGCGCTCGGCGGACTTCTTCGACGCCGAGAACCACCCGACGCTGGACTTCGTGTCCACCGGTGTGCGCGTGGAGAACGGCGACTTCCTCGTGGACGGCGACCTCACCATCCGCGGCATCACCCGCCCGGTGACCTTCGACCTCGACTTCGGCGGCTTCGGCGTCGACCCGTGGGGCAACTACAAGGCCGGCGCGACGGCCAAGACCGTCATCAACCGCGAGGACTTCGGTCTGGTGTGGAACGCGGCACTCGAGACCGGCGGCGTGCTGGTGGGCAAGGACGTCACGATCACGCTCGACCTGCAGGGTTCGCTCCAGGCCTGA